A genomic window from bacterium includes:
- a CDS encoding riboflavin synthase has protein sequence MFTGIVEGTGVVRAARPGRDSVRLRIEARCDIAGTRVGDSIAVNGACLTVTEYTGGVFGADVTQETLVRTTLGGLRPGDVVNLERPVAVGARLGGHVMQGHVDGVGRVVRRDPQGDAWWLEVDAPPSVARYIVEKGSVAVDGVSLTVAQHEGSRFTVCLIPHTISATTLGHVEAGAGVNLEADIIAKYVERLLGPYARVTSQATTSMGNGTAGPTGSHPAPERAPGADR, from the coding sequence GTGTTCACCGGCATCGTAGAGGGGACAGGAGTCGTGAGGGCCGCGCGGCCGGGACGCGACTCCGTCCGGCTGCGCATCGAGGCAAGGTGTGATATCGCCGGGACCCGAGTGGGGGACAGTATTGCCGTCAACGGCGCGTGTCTGACCGTGACGGAGTATACCGGCGGCGTTTTCGGCGCGGACGTCACCCAGGAGACGTTGGTGCGGACGACACTCGGCGGGCTCCGGCCCGGGGACGTGGTGAATCTCGAGCGTCCCGTCGCCGTCGGAGCTCGCCTGGGTGGCCATGTGATGCAGGGGCACGTCGACGGCGTCGGCAGGGTGGTGCGCCGGGATCCTCAAGGAGATGCGTGGTGGCTCGAGGTTGACGCGCCGCCTTCGGTGGCCCGGTACATCGTCGAGAAAGGGTCGGTGGCGGTGGACGGCGTCAGTTTGACCGTCGCGCAGCACGAGGGAAGCCGGTTTACCGTGTGCCTCATTCCGCACACCATTTCGGCGACGACGCTGGGACACGTGGAGGCTGGGGCCGGCGTGAACCTTGAGGCGGACATCATCGCGAAGTACGTCGAACGGCTCCTCGGGCCATACGCCCGGGTGACATCACAGGCGACCACCTCGATGGGAAACGGGACGGCCGGCCCGACCGGCAGCCACCCTGCGCCGGAACGAGCTCCCGGAGCGGATCGATGA